The following are encoded in a window of Gasterosteus aculeatus chromosome 5, fGasAcu3.hap1.1, whole genome shotgun sequence genomic DNA:
- the gdf2 gene encoding growth/differentiation factor 2, translating into MGADIRTVVLALEISIFQPCRRKVCFQAGQKFCLCLVVCTGFCTCKPLNNDIRSEDPEGLYSQLSEEDLLVEEEDDFRMEDLLGTMKEDFLRKLNLSDVPQENSKICPPQFMMELYNKYASNSSANPQSDVIRSFTVQDIPLSVTNGTKSRHRLHFNVSIPNHEKITTAELQLFFFPEAGSRVPSHNVMATIKVYEVDYNTFPATTQVVVGKEVTGFESTWETFDVTTAIQSWIKSGHGALAFDVVVDGKDCGASEDEEESAGCLNLSVSVGDNTSAALIVFSDDLGSKRMETKKELREMILHEEETILHSGAGNEIPEVQQPRRQKRKAEREYCRRSSLKVNFKDIGWDSWIVAPPEYDAFECRGLCYHPLTDESTPSKHALIQTLMNIKNPKKANMACCVPIKLDPITVMYQENGRLTIRYLYEEMKVAECGCR; encoded by the exons ATGGGAGCGGACATCAGGACTGTGGTCCTTGCATTGGAGATCTCCATTTTCCAACCTTGTCGTCGCAAAGTCTGTTTTCAGGCCGGGCAGAAG TTCTGTTTGTGTCTGGTGGTTTGTACGGGCTTCTGCACCTGTAAACCTCTCAATAATGACATCCGGAGTGAGGACCCTGAGGGACTCTACTCCCAGCTGTCAGAGGAGGATCTTCtagtggaggaagaagacgacTTCAGGATGGAGGATCTCCTGGGAACAATGAAGGAGGACTTTCTGAGGAAACTCAACCTGTCGGATGTTCCTCAGGAAAACAGCAAGATCTGCCCTCCTCAATTCATGATGGAGCTCTACAACAAGTACGCCTCGAACAGCTCGGCAAACCCTCAGTCTGATGTCATTCGAAGCTTCACCGTCCAAG ATATCCCTCTCTCTGTGACAAACGGAACAAAGTCGAGGCACAGGCTCCACTTCAACGTCAGTATCCCCAACCATGAGAAGATCACCACTGCTGAACTgcagctcttcttcttcccaGAAGCCGGATCAAGGGTCCCCTCCCACAATGTCATGGCCACCATCAAAGTCTATGAAGTAGATTACAACACTTTTCCAGCCACCACCCAAGTGGTGGTTGGTAAAGAGGTGACGGGCTTTGAGAGCACGTGGGAGACTTTTGATGTGACCACAGCTATTCAGAGCTGGATCAAGTCGGGCCACGGAGCATTGGCGTTTGACGTTGTGGTGGATGGGAAGGATTGTGGGGCCTctgaagacgaagaagaaagcGCAGGCTGTTTGAATTTGAGCGTGTCGGTTGGAGATAATACTTCAGCGGCTTTGATAGTCTTCTCAGATGACCTGGGTAGCAAGAGGATGGAAACAAAGAAGGAATTAAGGGAAATGATCCTGCACGAGGAAGAAACCATCCTACACTCCGGCGCCGGAAACGAGATCCCGGAGGTTCAACAACCACGGAGACAGAAACGAAAGGCAGAGAGGGAATACTGCCGGCGGTCCTCTCTCAAGGTCAACTTTAAGGACATTGGCTGGGACAGCTGGATCGTGGCGCCTCCAGAATATGACGCCTTTGAATGTCGAGGTCTGTGTTACCACCCGTTGACGGACGAATCAACCCCTTCAAAACACGCCCTCATCCAGACGCTGATGAACATCAAGAACCCCAAGAAGGCTAACATGGCCTGCTGCGTCCCCATCAAACTGGACCCCATCACAGTCATGTATCAGGAGAACGGACGCCTCACTATAAGATACCTTTATGAGGAGATGAAGGTGGCAGAGTGTGGCTGCAGGTAG